The following proteins are encoded in a genomic region of Deinococcota bacterium:
- a CDS encoding VTT domain-containing protein has protein sequence MLEALSSFIHDAGPLGPLLYILLFLLTALLPFIPTPLVSTLGGSLLGVGPAILYGTVGLALGAALALNLSRRLGRPVILRLVSPKLWHEWEQFLGIKSLWIWGVIFFVLNIDFAVVAAGLSNLSLRRLWLTAMIARIPWIVLTAWFGDAVLQSDRYLAPALGLIVVIFAVLQLVRARFRRLLVEKVPEVAEVVEVAEVAELEAAAHAEPKRESFRELKLKGSGQGE, from the coding sequence GCCCGCTCCTCTATATCCTGCTGTTCTTGCTGACGGCGCTCCTGCCCTTCATCCCCACCCCGCTGGTGAGCACGCTCGGCGGCAGCCTCCTGGGCGTCGGCCCGGCCATTCTGTACGGCACCGTCGGTCTGGCCCTGGGCGCGGCCCTGGCGCTCAACCTCTCGCGCCGGCTGGGCCGCCCGGTCATCTTGCGCCTGGTGAGCCCCAAACTCTGGCACGAGTGGGAGCAGTTTTTGGGCATCAAGTCGCTGTGGATCTGGGGCGTCATCTTTTTTGTCCTGAATATCGACTTCGCGGTGGTGGCGGCGGGACTCTCCAACCTCTCCTTGCGGCGGCTGTGGCTGACCGCGATGATCGCCCGCATCCCCTGGATCGTCCTCACCGCCTGGTTCGGCGACGCCGTCCTGCAGTCCGACCGCTACCTCGCGCCCGCCCTGGGCCTCATCGTCGTCATCTTCGCCGTCTTGCAGCTCGTGCGCGCGCGCTTCCGCCGCCTGCTCGTCGAGAAGGTGCCCGAGGTCGCCGAAGTGGTCGAGGTCGCCGAGGTGGCCGAGCTCGAGGCGGCCGCCCACGCCGAGCCGAAGCGGGAGAGCTTCAGGGAGTTAAAGTTGAAGGGCAGCGGCCAGGGGGAGTAG